From the genome of Pseudarthrobacter sp. NIBRBAC000502772:
TGGACGTTCACCACGGAGAAGGCCACGCGGTTCTGGGTGAAGCGGACATTTTCCGGAAGCCCAAGCTCCAACTGCGTCTTGACCGGCATGGTGGCGCCCAGGGTCTTGCCGGGCTCGTCGAAGAAGACCTCCCGCAGCTTGTCCAGCCGTTCCAGCGGGTTGTAGGCGCCGTTGTTGGTGCGGTGGCAGTCCACCCACTCGTTGTCGCCCGGGGTGAAGACCAGCGGGTGCTCGAAGGTGTCGAACTGGGAGCGGATGTTGGCGAAGTACTCGTCTGAGCACACCGAGGAGCCGTTCTTGATGTCGCCCACATGGGTGACGAACTTCAGTGCACTGTCGGCGTTGATGTCCTGGATGCGGGACGGGAACTTGGCGATTTCGGCGTCGCCGTAGGGGATGTCGCCGATGACGCCAAAGGTGAAAGCCTGGCTGTCAGAGGTGTTATTGGCTGCGATGGCGGGCTGGGACGCAAGGAGGCCGAGCGCCAGGACGGCCGCCGCCGCCGTCGTCGTTTTCACGGTCTTTGAAGGCATGGTGGTGTTCCTGTGTCTGCTGGGTGGGGCGGCTTTAGAGCGTGCGGGCGGCGAGGAACTGTTCCAATGCCTCAAGGTCGTCGGTGTTGATGTGGTCCACGCCGGCGTCGAAGAGTTCGTTCCAGACAGCTTCGCGTGCGGAGCCGGGCTGGTCAGGGGTGGCCCAGAAGCGGACCCGGTAGCCCTTGGCGTGGGCGTCAGTCACGTATGCCTGGAGCTTGGTGCGTTCGGCCTCGGGCATGGGGCCCACACCCTGCCAGGTGAAGAGTTTGGTCCAGTTGTCGCTGATCAGCGGCATCAGCCCGGCAGGCATACCGGAGGTGAGGTTAGCGGAGCGTCCGTCATAGAAGCCGAACCGCTTTTCCTGCGCCTGCATGGTGGCCAAGGGGCGGTTTCCGCTGATGACGGCGGTGACGGGCCCGGTGTTGGTGGTGCCGTTGCTGTAGCGGCTCATGATGTCCCGGTGCTCGGCCAGTTCCTGCTCGATGGCGGCGTAGGTGGCCTCGCCTTCACTCTTGATGTCGATCAGGAGCTGCAGGCTGCCGTCCCAGTGGGGGTAAACGCTGTGGCCCTGGTTCCGGACCAGCTCGTCCAGGGGATCGAGGTAGAGGCTCTCGAGAGTTACTCCGGGCTTGGCATCCTCAACGTCGTGGGCCACCAGAAGTTCGCCGTCCACCAGCCACACGTCGGCCTCAACGC
Proteins encoded in this window:
- a CDS encoding phosphatidylinositol-specific phospholipase C/glycerophosphodiester phosphodiesterase family protein, with translation MFVKSTLAALAVLASLTGIAAPPAANPANAPSSVVLGQPLAAAHAHNDYEHDRPLFDALEHGFTSVEADVWLVDGELLVAHDVEDAKPGVTLESLYLDPLDELVRNQGHSVYPHWDGSLQLLIDIKSEGEATYAAIEQELAEHRDIMSRYSNGTTNTGPVTAVISGNRPLATMQAQEKRFGFYDGRSANLTSGMPAGLMPLISDNWTKLFTWQGVGPMPEAERTKLQAYVTDAHAKGYRVRFWATPDQPGSAREAVWNELFDAGVDHINTDDLEALEQFLAARTL
- a CDS encoding metallophosphoesterase, which produces MPSKTVKTTTAAAAVLALGLLASQPAIAANNTSDSQAFTFGVIGDIPYGDAEIAKFPSRIQDINADSALKFVTHVGDIKNGSSVCSDEYFANIRSQFDTFEHPLVFTPGDNEWVDCHRTNNGAYNPLERLDKLREVFFDEPGKTLGATMPVKTQLELGLPENVRFTQNRVAFSVVNVQGSNNSLLPWSGLGETTPTPEQLAEVEHRTDAVLGQIRDTFTDAERRNDRAVVLMTQADMFDPSLLAAATANPETVSGFREIVAAIIEETNRFDRPVYLINGDSHVFAENQPLADGSPWLEVYGQPAADDLQRITVDGSANATNYVRFTVAGNSSDSDDVLSWEKVPFSQ